The window TCACCCCATCACCGTTCTGCTCCACGTTTGTTATGTTAATAGGGTTTGATTTAGCTTGCCATGACTGACCTTCTTTGCGATCATAAGGCCCTGGACGTGCACGTCCACCACCATACCTATCACTCCTCTGGTACTCATATTTGCGCCTGATAATCCTATCAGCATGACTTCCAGAACGTCGATCATTCTCCCATGACCGAGGGTAGTTATTGTGACTCTCACGTAATCTATTACGCAGGTCCGGCCTTGTCTCAACCTCACGAGAGTTGCGAGAATACATCTCTCTTTTCATCAGCGAAGACTGATGATAGTTATGATCCTTACCTTGAGTATCACGGACACTTTGATGCGCCGGTAACTGCATACGTGTGAATACATCTGAACGCTCCATTGAGGATTGTCTGGTCTCGATGTAGGGGCAATACACTTTCTCATGTGAGAGCATACCACAAGTGGTGCAGTGTTTAAATAGCTTATAATACTTAATCTCGATCGTGACCTCATCACCTTCATATTCGAGCTTCCGGGAGAACTTTAAAGGATGTCGTGAGTCAACATCAATAAGCATATGTCCTTCCGTGAGCACAATAGTATCAATATGACCAATTATGCGGCCTATATTCTTTAGGTTCCTGTCTGTCCACAGGTGGAGAGGAAACCCGATCAACTGGACCCAAAACGGAATGATCCACGGGTAGTCGTCATGAACGATAGGTTCCCACCGGACCAAAACGATCATACAAAAGTTATAATGGAACGGCCCATTTGCCATAACATAGTTAAGATCCTCCTCATTTGTGAAGTTGAACAAAAACTTTCCATTTTCTAGATCGTTAGCCGTGATTCTCTCTGCCAGACCCCATTGTGAAGGCATCGTCTGCAGTAGCTTCTCGATGTTTTGTTTCTTCGGGTTTAAGACCTCTCCGATCAAGGTCAAGCCAAATTTTTTAATAGCAAATGAATCATCTCGATCTACCAACTTGATTGGCGCATCATCGTCTTCATAAAGAATCCCCTTGCCTTTGATGTCCGCATGATGAGCCGACTTGTTACGAAATGACAACCCCATATGACGATATGGAGTATTACCTACCGTCGCTACGGTCTTGGACGAAAACTCAGCAAAGACTGAGAGTTGAAATATCACAGCTTGAGATCTCAGCAAATACTGAGATTTGAGATCGCACCACGGAGAGAACGATGATTGGACTGCAGAGATCAATAAAATACACCAAAGAGTGTATTTACAGAAAACGATCAGAGAACAGAATCAATATCTTGGGAAATACGTCAGGGAGCTTTCTCCTCCGTTGCTGCGAATCCAAGGAGGCCATAAGGAGTGTGGGATAATCTCCCTTGTGCCGGAGAGGAAGCTGTCAAGAGCGCGTTGAGACTGGATCGACGTCGAGATCAACTAGATCTGGAAATCGCCATCTCTGTCGCCATCTCTAAAGCGGCTAGGGTTTTGATTGATTCTACGATTATTAATGATTATTCttgctcaaaattagataatatacatataattatggataaaatcatttgctactaacttaaaatatatatcaagttcttgtttcttgcattaacaaaaattgcatct of the Brassica rapa cultivar Chiifu-401-42 chromosome A03, CAAS_Brap_v3.01, whole genome shotgun sequence genome contains:
- the LOC103830632 gene encoding uncharacterized protein LOC103830632, encoding MGLSFRNKSAHHADIKGKGILYEDDDAPIKLVDRDDSFAIKKFGLTLIGEVLNPKKQNIEKLLQTMPSQWGLAERITANDLENGKFLFNFTNEEDLNYVMANGPFHYNFCMIVLVRWEPIVHDDYPWIIPFWVQLIGFPLHLWTDRNLKNIGRIIGHIDTIVLTEGHMLIDVDSRHPLKFSRKLEYEGDEVTIEIKYYKLFKHCTTCGMLSHEKVYCPYIETRQSSMERSDVFTRMQLPAHQSVRDTQGKDHNYHQSSLMKREMYSRNSREVETRPDLRNRLRESHNNYPRSWENDRRSGSHADRIIRRKYEYQRSDRYGGGRARPGPYDRKEGQSWQAKSNPINITNVEQNGDGVTVKNNKIVPYEHLSGAGSLAPLSLGDDLLSSKENKENSTGTRKLESAIFTPSRLGSTDNVTVRSGAVDVADGHR